The Nitrospirota bacterium nucleotide sequence TGGAGCAAGCGGGCACCTATGTCGAGAGCTACACCAAGGTCCAGAACTACCAGCTCACCGCCGAAGAGATTCAGACAATTGCTGGTGGCGTGTTGCAAGTGGAAGTGTTGGACAAAACCCGCACGCTCGTCGGCGACGGTATACTGCTCCCCATTTAGACAGCGACAAGGGCTTTCTTGGAAGCTGACCTCGATCAGAATGCCAATTCTGCTGAAGCCTTGATCAACGGGCAGGCCACAACTGGCCGCAGCGTGCGGCCTGACTTGCCTACTTCTCAACTTCCTCTAACCGCACTCCGCGTCCTGCTCGTAAACTCTGCCGGGCCGACTCGATTCGCTTCAAGAATCGCGGATCGTTCTCCAGGCGGTACTCAAACCACTCGTCTTCGGATTCAAACCCAATCAAGATGCCGGCCGGCTTCCCGTGCCGCGTAATCAGAACTTCTTCCTTTTCCGCCGCGCGCAAATATTTAGACAGGTCGTCTT carries:
- a CDS encoding type II toxin-antitoxin system Phd/YefM family antitoxin is translated as MKKVALSEVKDDLSKYLRAAEKEEVLITRHGKPAGILIGFESEDEWFEYRLENDPRFLKRIESARQSLRAGRGVRLEEVEK